TAACTAAATTTGAAAAATTAGTTGTAACAGCTGATACGGATGGACCTGTCTCTCCGTGTGGTGCTTGCCGCCAGGTCATTTCAGAACTTTGTGATGCTGATATGGAAGTTATTCTTACAAACATTAAAGGTGATATCCATAGGATAACGGTCAAAGATCTTCTTCCAGGCGCCTTTTCATCGAAAGATTTGAAATAAATATATATCAAGTAAAAAACAGTTCTAAATCTGATGATTTAGAGCTGTTTTTTTTATAGTTACCCATAAACTCTATTTCTCCTAAGTGCAACTAAATATCTCACAGGATTTTCG
The Neobacillus sp. PS3-40 genome window above contains:
- the cdd gene encoding cytidine deaminase; translated protein: MEEKELLKEAVKAREFAYVPYSKFKVGAALVSKDGQIFHGCNIENAAYSVTNCAERTALFKAYSDGVTKFEKLVVTADTDGPVSPCGACRQVISELCDADMEVILTNIKGDIHRITVKDLLPGAFSSKDLK